The Phoenix dactylifera cultivar Barhee BC4 chromosome 9, palm_55x_up_171113_PBpolish2nd_filt_p, whole genome shotgun sequence genome window below encodes:
- the LOC103719565 gene encoding protein MAO HUZI 4, chloroplastic-like isoform X2, with translation MSHLSVAGFNYASNGHVARWEFLDLRSKLGTQWSFIHGSRLVLRPKVSRIIYHRTGFSPSALWITSSQIANSAFTWGTVAVLPFYALMVLAPDARLTRRMMESSAPYIILGVLYAYLLALSWTPDTLRLMFASKYWLPELPSIAKMFTNEMTLASAWIHLLAVDLFAARQVFHDGLKNKVETRHSVSLCLLFCPIGIAAHAITKVLTKMSNQSH, from the exons ATGTCGCATTTATCAGTTGCTGGCTTTAATTATGCTAGCAATGGACACGTCGCCCGATGGGAGTTTTTGGACTTGAGAAGTAAGCTTGGAACCCAGTGGAGTTTCATTCATGGATCAAGATTGGTGCTTCGGCCGAAAGTTTCAAGAATCATCTACCATAGAACAGGATTTAGTCCATCAGCTTTGT GGATTACGAGTTCACAAATTGCGAACAGTGCTTTCACTTGGGGCACAGTTGCTGTCCTTCCGTTCTATGCTCTGATGGTTCTGGCTCCTGATGCCAGACTT ACTAGAAGAATGATGGAGAGCAGTGCCCCTTACATTATTCTTGGAGTTCTGTATGCATACCTCCTCGCTCTGTCATGGACTCCTGATACATTACGCTTGATGTTTGCCAGTAAATACTGGCTGCCAGAG TTACCTAGCATAGCAAAAATGTTCACAAATGAAATGACTCTGGCTTCTGCATGGATTCACTTACTGGCTGTAGACCTTTTCGCAGCAAG GCAGGTATTTCATGATGGTCTAAAGAACAAGGTGGAGACTCGGCATTCGGTTTCTTTGTGCCTTCTTTTCTGTCCGATTGGAATTGCTGCTCATGCCATCACTAAGGTACTGACCAAGATGTcaaatcagtcacactga
- the LOC103719579 gene encoding UDP-N-acetylenolpyruvoylglucosamine reductase-like, with translation MVLDDDERQEQSLIEQCVLQNQKHLKELSSWGIGGPCSYFLHVSRPSQLIAAIRYCRARSIPFLIIGKGSNCLFDDRGFDGLVMLNRLDQFEAIEPGVYRVGSGYPFNRLGVRCSVEGFSGLEFAGGIPGTVGGAVFMNAGADGQETGHVIDSVEMVTMDGEVRVLRRSDLAFGYRRSTFQQMEDLAAIVAVTFRLVPAETARERQRALLERRRKTQPIGERSAGSVFRNPSGIGVSAGELIEMAGLKGLEMGGAKVSKVHANFFINFNGSTSTDMLGLMNHVKERVDQMFGLELKEEIRYIPYRTQTV, from the exons ATGGTGCTTGACGATGACGAACGACAGGAGCAATCGCTCATTGAGCAATGCGTCCTTCAAAACCAAAAGCATCTCAAGGAGCTCAGCAGCTGGGGCATCGGCGGCCCTTGCAGCTACTTCCTCCATGTCTCCCGGCCCTCTCAGCTCATCGCCGCCATTCG CTATTGCCGGGCGAGGTCCATTCCGTTCTTGATCATCGGGAAGGGATCCAATTGCCTCTTCGACGACCGTGGGTTCGACGGCCTCGTAATGCTCAACCGGCTCGACCAATTTGAGGCAATCGAGCCCGGCGTTTACCGGGTCGGGAGTGGATACCCATTCAACCGCCTCGGAGTGCGGTGCTCCGTCGAGGGGTTCTCGGGCCTCGAGTTCGCCGGTGGCATCCCGGGGACGGTCGGCGGGGCCGTGTTCATGAACGCCGGAGCCGACGGGCAG GAGACCGGACATGTGATTGATAGCGTGGAGATGGTCACCATGGATGGAGAGGTTCGGGTGCTGCGGAGGAGTGACCTGGCCTTTGGCTATCGGCGGTCAACGTTCCAACAAATGGAGGACTTGGCCGCCATTGTAGCGGTGACGTTTCGGTTGGTGCCGGCCGAAACGGCGAGGGAGCGGCAAAGGGCCCTCTTGGAAAG ACGGAGGAAGACCCAGCCAATTGGGGAACGCAGTGCCGGGTCGGTGTTTCGGAATCCCTCGGGAATAGGAGTATCGGCAGGAGAGCTAATTGAGATGGCTGGACTAAAAGGGCTTGAGATGGGTGGTGCCAAGGTTTCCAAGGTTCATGCCAATTTCTTCATCAATTTCAATGGATCCACTTCGACAGATATGCTAGGACTGATGAACCATGTCAAAGAGAGAGTCGATCAAATGTTTGGGTTGGAACTCAAAGAGGAAATCAGATATATTCCTTACAGAACTCAAACTGTTTaa
- the LOC103719565 gene encoding protein ABA DEFICIENT 4, chloroplastic-like isoform X1, giving the protein MRTPPPPPPKCVNSCGSYKPTLFPLLCLPQHLSSPMSHLLSLPTSCASLFYLLKTKKKKRQAHMRWGDLSFWRRPLVDSPLFPSPKCLSSSITPARPPSLLRLVCHPKAMSHLSVAGFNYASNGHVARWEFLDLRSKLGTQWSFIHGSRLVLRPKVSRIIYHRTGFSPSALWITSSQIANSAFTWGTVAVLPFYALMVLAPDARLTRRMMESSAPYIILGVLYAYLLALSWTPDTLRLMFASKYWLPELPSIAKMFTNEMTLASAWIHLLAVDLFAARQVFHDGLKNKVETRHSVSLCLLFCPIGIAAHAITKVLTKMSNQSH; this is encoded by the exons ATGCGCACCCCACCACCGCCTCCTCCTAAATGCGTCAACAGCTGTGGGAGCTACAAGCCTACACTATTCCCCCTCCTTTGCCTGCCCCAACATCTCTCCTCTCCCATGTCCcaccttctctctcttcctacTTCTTGCGCGtctttgttttatttattaaaaactaaaaagaaaaagaggcagGCCCATATGAGATGGGGAGACCTATCATTCTGGCGACGGCCTCTTGTGGACTCTCCGCTGTTCCCCAGTCCCAaatgtctctcttcttctattACTCCTGCAAGGCCCCCTTCTCTCCTCAG GCTAGTCTGCCACCCGAAAGCTATGTCGCATTTATCAGTTGCTGGCTTTAATTATGCTAGCAATGGACACGTCGCCCGATGGGAGTTTTTGGACTTGAGAAGTAAGCTTGGAACCCAGTGGAGTTTCATTCATGGATCAAGATTGGTGCTTCGGCCGAAAGTTTCAAGAATCATCTACCATAGAACAGGATTTAGTCCATCAGCTTTGT GGATTACGAGTTCACAAATTGCGAACAGTGCTTTCACTTGGGGCACAGTTGCTGTCCTTCCGTTCTATGCTCTGATGGTTCTGGCTCCTGATGCCAGACTT ACTAGAAGAATGATGGAGAGCAGTGCCCCTTACATTATTCTTGGAGTTCTGTATGCATACCTCCTCGCTCTGTCATGGACTCCTGATACATTACGCTTGATGTTTGCCAGTAAATACTGGCTGCCAGAG TTACCTAGCATAGCAAAAATGTTCACAAATGAAATGACTCTGGCTTCTGCATGGATTCACTTACTGGCTGTAGACCTTTTCGCAGCAAG GCAGGTATTTCATGATGGTCTAAAGAACAAGGTGGAGACTCGGCATTCGGTTTCTTTGTGCCTTCTTTTCTGTCCGATTGGAATTGCTGCTCATGCCATCACTAAGGTACTGACCAAGATGTcaaatcagtcacactga
- the LOC103719565 gene encoding protein MAO HUZI 4, chloroplastic-like isoform X3: MTCLFSLQDMSLHFYFLFYTPFQGITSSQIANSAFTWGTVAVLPFYALMVLAPDARLTRRMMESSAPYIILGVLYAYLLALSWTPDTLRLMFASKYWLPELPSIAKMFTNEMTLASAWIHLLAVDLFAARQVFHDGLKNKVETRHSVSLCLLFCPIGIAAHAITKVLTKMSNQSH; this comes from the exons ATGACCTGCCTCTTCTCATTGCAAGACATGAgtcttcacttttattttctcttttacaCTCCTTTTCAAG GGATTACGAGTTCACAAATTGCGAACAGTGCTTTCACTTGGGGCACAGTTGCTGTCCTTCCGTTCTATGCTCTGATGGTTCTGGCTCCTGATGCCAGACTT ACTAGAAGAATGATGGAGAGCAGTGCCCCTTACATTATTCTTGGAGTTCTGTATGCATACCTCCTCGCTCTGTCATGGACTCCTGATACATTACGCTTGATGTTTGCCAGTAAATACTGGCTGCCAGAG TTACCTAGCATAGCAAAAATGTTCACAAATGAAATGACTCTGGCTTCTGCATGGATTCACTTACTGGCTGTAGACCTTTTCGCAGCAAG GCAGGTATTTCATGATGGTCTAAAGAACAAGGTGGAGACTCGGCATTCGGTTTCTTTGTGCCTTCTTTTCTGTCCGATTGGAATTGCTGCTCATGCCATCACTAAGGTACTGACCAAGATGTcaaatcagtcacactga